From one Mycobacteriales bacterium genomic stretch:
- a CDS encoding AMP-binding protein: MAAGNVADLVRAAAETSPDKPALVDGERTVSWALLDRMVEQAAAGLQAAGCEPGDRIGLLLPNSVEFVTAYFGALRGGFVAVPFNTAYTPRELRYQLGDAAVRLVVTDTEHQGQLTDLTEDSLVVVGAESGSWDQLLDAGVSGERSEVGGEDLAVLLYTSGTSGRPRGAMLSHRALLANLDQLVAIQPPVVSADDRVLLVLPLFHVYGLNAGLGLVAKAGSTGILARRFDPTETLELIQDQQVSCIVGAPPMYVAWSAMPQLGERLSTVRLALSGAAPLPPSVLGSVLESSGHHIFEGYGLTEAAPVLTTTLCSPVPKASSVGRPLPGVEVKILDDAEEEVDEHDPGELIVRGANLFSGYWPDGAGGPDDEGWFRTGDVAYADADGDLYLVDRTRELILVSGFNVYPREVEDVLAEHEAVAEVAVIGAPHLYTGETVKALVVLRPGLTATEDQLIAYAASRLARFKCPTIVEFVAELPHSLSGKVSKGRLREGDGGDDHASAAGG; encoded by the coding sequence ATGGCCGCCGGGAACGTCGCCGATCTGGTGCGGGCAGCGGCCGAGACCAGCCCGGACAAGCCTGCCCTCGTCGACGGCGAGCGAACGGTGTCGTGGGCACTGCTCGACCGCATGGTCGAGCAGGCGGCGGCCGGTTTGCAGGCGGCGGGCTGCGAGCCCGGCGACCGGATCGGCCTGCTCCTGCCCAACAGCGTGGAGTTCGTGACCGCGTACTTCGGCGCGCTGCGCGGGGGGTTTGTCGCCGTACCGTTCAACACCGCCTACACCCCGCGGGAGCTGAGGTACCAGCTCGGCGACGCCGCCGTCCGCCTGGTCGTCACGGACACCGAGCACCAGGGGCAGCTCACCGATCTCACCGAGGACTCGCTCGTCGTGGTCGGCGCGGAGTCCGGGTCGTGGGACCAGTTGCTGGACGCGGGCGTGAGCGGCGAGCGCAGCGAGGTCGGTGGCGAGGACCTCGCCGTACTGCTCTACACCTCCGGCACCTCCGGCCGGCCGCGCGGCGCGATGCTCAGCCACCGTGCGTTGCTCGCCAACCTCGACCAGCTGGTGGCGATCCAGCCGCCGGTGGTCTCGGCGGACGACCGCGTTCTGCTCGTCCTGCCGCTGTTCCATGTGTACGGCCTGAACGCCGGGCTGGGTCTGGTCGCCAAGGCCGGCTCGACCGGCATCCTCGCCCGCCGCTTCGACCCGACCGAGACCCTCGAGCTCATCCAGGACCAGCAGGTCAGCTGCATCGTCGGCGCTCCGCCGATGTACGTCGCGTGGTCGGCGATGCCGCAGCTCGGCGAGCGGCTGAGCACGGTGCGCCTGGCGTTGTCCGGCGCGGCGCCGTTGCCGCCCTCCGTGCTCGGGTCGGTCCTGGAGTCCAGCGGCCACCACATCTTCGAGGGTTACGGCCTCACCGAGGCCGCTCCCGTGCTCACCACGACGTTGTGCAGCCCGGTGCCGAAGGCGAGCAGCGTCGGTCGACCGCTGCCGGGCGTCGAGGTCAAGATCCTCGACGACGCCGAGGAAGAGGTCGACGAGCACGATCCCGGCGAGCTGATCGTGCGCGGCGCCAACCTGTTCTCCGGCTACTGGCCCGACGGCGCGGGCGGCCCGGATGACGAGGGCTGGTTCCGGACCGGCGACGTCGCGTACGCCGATGCCGACGGCGACCTGTATCTCGTCGACCGAACCCGCGAGCTGATCCTGGTGAGCGGCTTCAACGTGTATCCCCGCGAGGTCGAGGACGTCCTCGCCGAACACGAGGCCGTGGCCGAGGTCGCCGTGATCGGCGCGCCACACCTCTACACCGGCGAGACGGTGAAAGCGCTGGTCGTGCTGCGGCCCGGGCTGACGGCGACCGAAGACCAGCTGATCGCCTACGCGGCGTCCCGGCTCGCGCGGTTCAAGTGCCCGACGATCGTCGAGTTCGTCGCGGAGCTGCCCCATTCGTTGTCCGGCAAGGTCTCGAAGGGCCGGCTGCGCGAGGGTGACGGCGGCGACGACCATGCGTCGGCTGCCGGCGGTTGA